A single genomic interval of ANME-2 cluster archaeon harbors:
- a CDS encoding iron ABC transporter permease translates to GVSTTLGSYPITVKEVYSIIWRGSVTILQNLDFIIVHGIREFAREYFTTEEIVVWQLRLPRIFLGIIAGIGLGLAGAVMQAILRNPLASPYTLGISSGAGFGASLAILAGAGIVGGKYLIIGNAFVFALLVSFIILALSSRKGATPETMILAGIAMMYLFGAMTTILQYFGEAEAVKEAVFWMVGDLNRASWPVVTIILGVLACCAPLLMLKSWDLNVMGAGDETAKSLGVNVKRTRVITMVVSTLLVATIVCFTGTIGFIGLVAPHMTRLAIGGDNKYVLPVSGLLGAVILISADLVARRIIAPVILPVGAVTAFMGAPLFLYLIMRRRREYW, encoded by the coding sequence AGGTGTTTCCACGACGCTTGGTTCTTACCCTATCACAGTCAAAGAGGTTTATTCAATAATATGGCGTGGCTCTGTCACGATTCTCCAAAATCTTGATTTTATCATAGTTCATGGGATCCGTGAATTTGCCAGGGAATATTTCACAACTGAAGAGATCGTGGTCTGGCAACTAAGATTGCCACGTATCTTCCTCGGCATCATAGCAGGCATAGGTCTTGGGCTTGCAGGTGCAGTGATGCAGGCGATACTAAGAAATCCGCTTGCAAGCCCGTACACGCTCGGAATCTCATCAGGCGCAGGATTCGGTGCTTCACTTGCGATTCTCGCTGGTGCAGGCATCGTCGGTGGGAAATATTTGATCATTGGAAATGCATTTGTATTTGCTCTGCTGGTTTCGTTTATCATCCTGGCATTGTCGAGCCGCAAGGGCGCAACACCAGAGACCATGATCCTGGCTGGCATTGCGATGATGTATCTCTTTGGTGCGATGACAACGATACTCCAGTACTTTGGCGAGGCAGAGGCTGTGAAGGAAGCGGTCTTCTGGATGGTTGGCGACCTCAACAGAGCATCATGGCCCGTTGTGACGATCATACTCGGTGTGCTTGCATGCTGTGCCCCCCTACTTATGCTTAAGTCGTGGGATCTCAATGTGATGGGTGCGGGAGACGAGACCGCGAAGAGTCTCGGCGTCAATGTGAAGCGCACCAGAGTCATCACGATGGTGGTCTCGACGCTGCTTGTTGCAACCATTGTCTGCTTCACAGGCACGATCGGGTTTATCGGACTCGTTGCTCCGCACATGACACGCCTGGCTATCGGAGGCGATAACAAGTACGTGCTCCCGGTCTCTGGTCTCCTGGGTGCGGTAATTCTCATCAGCGCAGACCTTGTGGCAAGAAGGATCATAGCCCCTGTAATCCTACCTGTCGGAGCAGTTACCGCATTTATGGGAGCTCCACTCTTCCTGTATCTTATAATGAGAAGAAGGAGGGAATACTGGTGA